A DNA window from Nitrospira sp. contains the following coding sequences:
- a CDS encoding hypothetical protein (Evidence 4 : Unknown function but conserved in other organisms; MaGe:77309606), protein MENSIRNAIIKFEQEFMGRGPDEVKAFVVRDLVVVRLKGVLTPAERQLAKTADGVEMVKRLRQALIAQGREKLCEQVSAITGAKILTVFTDIDAQLGEKVFVFTMDREIQPGNR, encoded by the coding sequence ATGGAAAATTCCATCCGCAACGCCATCATCAAATTCGAACAAGAGTTCATGGGCCGCGGGCCGGACGAAGTCAAAGCCTTCGTGGTGCGGGATCTTGTCGTGGTTCGCTTGAAGGGGGTCCTGACACCGGCGGAACGGCAGCTCGCCAAAACCGCAGACGGGGTCGAAATGGTCAAACGGCTCAGGCAGGCGTTGATCGCGCAAGGCCGGGAGAAGCTCTGCGAGCAGGTGAGCGCCATCACCGGCGCCAAGATTCTCACGGTCTTTACCGATATCGATGCGCAGCTGGGGGAAAAAGTCTTCGTGTTCACGATGGATCGGGAGATCCAGCCGGGCAATCGATAG
- a CDS encoding Protein adenylyltransferase SelO (MaGe:77309607) codes for MLQSMAGRSLESLSFDNTYARLPASFHAKQDPTPFSRPPSLISFNRAAAELIDLDPAEAARPEFAGVFGGSLLVPGMEPLAMLYSGHQFGTYVPQLGDGRAILLGEVRNDRGGKWDLQLKGAGMTPFSRDGDGRAVLRSTIREYLCSEAMHGLGIPTTRALCIVGSEHPVYREQVETGAIVTRLAPSHVRFGSFEVFYYRKQHEQLKVLADYVIAQHYPHLAGDSDKYGRFFTEVVERTATLIAQWQAVGWAHGVMNTDNMSILGITLDYGPFGFIDDYDPGFICNHSDYNGRYAFNQQPYIGLWNLSCLAQALLPLAEKDALKAALDRYTPLCERRYMELMQAKAGLIEEREEDAALIQDLLGLMQQSHADYTNGFRTLGAFSSAEGSLNEPLRDGFLDRAAFDAWAQRYAARLRGERSRDEERRSRMNRVNPKYILRNYLAQTAIEKAQQKDYSEIDRLLALVQDPYSEQPGMEAYAAAPPNWGKHVSVSCSS; via the coding sequence ATGCTCCAGAGCATGGCCGGACGATCTCTTGAATCGCTCTCCTTCGACAACACCTACGCCCGCTTGCCGGCATCGTTCCATGCCAAGCAGGATCCGACACCGTTCTCCAGGCCTCCCTCTCTCATCAGCTTCAATCGCGCGGCAGCGGAACTGATCGACCTGGATCCGGCGGAAGCGGCGCGTCCGGAGTTCGCGGGGGTGTTCGGCGGGAGCCTGTTGGTGCCGGGGATGGAGCCGCTGGCCATGCTCTATTCCGGCCATCAATTCGGCACGTATGTCCCGCAGCTCGGCGATGGCCGCGCGATCCTCTTGGGCGAAGTACGGAACGACCGGGGCGGGAAATGGGACCTGCAACTCAAGGGCGCGGGCATGACACCCTTTTCACGGGACGGCGACGGGCGGGCCGTCTTGCGCTCGACGATCCGCGAATATCTCTGCAGCGAAGCCATGCATGGCCTGGGCATTCCCACGACCAGAGCGCTCTGCATCGTCGGCAGCGAGCACCCAGTCTATCGCGAACAGGTTGAAACCGGCGCAATCGTCACGCGCCTGGCGCCGTCGCATGTCCGGTTCGGCTCGTTCGAAGTCTTCTACTATCGCAAGCAGCATGAGCAGCTGAAAGTGCTGGCCGACTATGTGATCGCCCAGCACTATCCGCATCTGGCCGGCGACTCCGACAAGTATGGACGATTCTTTACGGAGGTGGTCGAGCGTACAGCCACGCTGATCGCCCAATGGCAGGCCGTCGGCTGGGCCCATGGCGTGATGAATACCGATAACATGTCGATTCTCGGGATCACGCTCGACTACGGCCCCTTCGGTTTCATCGACGACTACGATCCCGGCTTCATCTGCAACCATTCCGATTACAACGGCCGCTATGCGTTCAATCAACAGCCCTATATTGGATTGTGGAATTTGAGTTGTCTCGCGCAGGCGCTGCTCCCATTGGCTGAGAAGGACGCGCTGAAAGCTGCCTTGGATCGTTACACGCCGCTCTGCGAGCGGCGGTATATGGAACTGATGCAGGCCAAGGCTGGATTGATCGAAGAGCGCGAGGAGGATGCGGCATTGATTCAAGACTTGCTTGGCCTCATGCAGCAGAGCCACGCCGATTACACGAACGGCTTCCGAACGCTGGGGGCCTTTTCATCGGCGGAGGGTTCGCTCAACGAACCGCTCCGCGATGGCTTTCTCGATCGCGCCGCGTTCGATGCCTGGGCCCAGCGGTATGCCGCGCGGTTGCGTGGAGAACGAAGCCGCGATGAGGAACGGCGTTCACGCATGAACCGGGTCAACCCCAAATACATCTTGCGCAATTATTTGGCCCAGACCGCTATCGAGAAGGCGCAACAGAAGGACTATTCGGAAATCGATCGCTTACTGGCACTGGTGCAAGATCCTTACAGCGAACAGCCGGGTATGGAGGCCTATGCCGCCGCGCCTCCCAACTGGGGCAAGCATGTGTCGGTGAGTTGTTCGTCCTGA
- a CDS encoding Glucose sorbosone dehydrogenase (Modular protein) (MaGe:77309608) — MKLQPTPQISRSLLASVWFLMLLAACTQDGGSSASPAPSSAPPPVAGNPATVTLASPAQGATVPVGSVTVSFTTQSFTIGAPGQPHLQFYLDNDPVPYRFYSGAGIDGSNGVLYNGAHTHVVHWKSAAAFDIFGLSSASHTVRVILADHNNNELTNAEATATLAFSVSQPPAGDLTLQPVLSGLNFPVGLSRAPDGRVFFNERLTGKIRIIDQAWQLVPTEFCNVAVATSGEQGLLGLTFDPDFATNHFVYVYYSASSPLRNRVVRYNESGGSCANQQIILDNLPASTNHNGGIIQFGPDGKLYVVIGDAENTANAQSLTSLAGKILRVNPDGSAPSDNPFFSNPDANAKKVFSLGHRNSYGFTFHPHTGHLWETENGPGDNDEINRVAAGGNFGWPTVGGIANDSRFLNPILAYTPTIAPTGIIAIPEDSTVYPASYRNNLLFAAWNDGRIRRVVLSGADLTQLGSTSTAYNGGQGGLLSLMLGADGYVYVSNAGGIFKVVP; from the coding sequence GTGAAGCTTCAGCCGACGCCACAGATTAGTAGGAGCCTGCTCGCCTCGGTCTGGTTCCTGATGCTGCTCGCTGCCTGTACGCAGGATGGAGGCAGTTCAGCGTCCCCGGCTCCCTCGTCCGCCCCGCCTCCGGTGGCTGGAAATCCCGCAACCGTTACGCTGGCCAGCCCAGCGCAGGGCGCCACGGTCCCGGTCGGCTCCGTCACAGTCTCGTTCACGACGCAGTCTTTCACGATCGGTGCGCCAGGGCAGCCGCATCTGCAGTTCTATTTAGACAACGATCCGGTTCCGTACAGATTCTACAGTGGCGCGGGAATCGACGGCAGCAACGGCGTGCTCTATAACGGCGCGCATACGCATGTCGTCCATTGGAAGTCGGCGGCGGCGTTCGACATCTTCGGCTTGTCCTCAGCGAGCCATACGGTTCGCGTCATCCTTGCCGATCACAATAACAATGAACTGACAAATGCCGAAGCGACGGCAACCCTTGCCTTCTCAGTCAGCCAGCCGCCGGCCGGCGACTTGACGCTCCAGCCGGTTCTGTCTGGCCTGAACTTTCCCGTCGGCCTTTCACGGGCGCCGGATGGCCGCGTGTTCTTCAACGAGCGCCTGACGGGGAAGATCCGCATCATCGATCAAGCCTGGCAGCTGGTCCCGACGGAGTTTTGCAATGTCGCGGTGGCTACGAGCGGAGAACAGGGTCTGCTCGGACTGACGTTCGACCCGGACTTTGCAACGAACCATTTCGTGTACGTCTATTATTCGGCCTCCAGCCCCCTGCGCAATCGGGTGGTTCGGTACAACGAGTCCGGCGGGTCTTGCGCGAATCAGCAGATCATTCTCGACAATCTGCCGGCCAGTACCAATCACAACGGTGGGATCATTCAGTTCGGGCCGGATGGAAAGCTCTATGTGGTCATCGGCGACGCGGAAAATACGGCGAATGCGCAGAGCCTGACCTCTCTGGCTGGAAAAATCCTCCGGGTGAATCCCGACGGCAGCGCGCCTTCCGACAATCCGTTCTTTTCAAATCCTGACGCCAATGCGAAAAAAGTGTTTAGCCTCGGCCACCGCAACAGCTATGGGTTCACCTTTCATCCTCACACAGGCCATCTCTGGGAAACCGAGAACGGCCCCGGCGATAACGATGAAATCAATCGCGTTGCGGCGGGAGGGAATTTCGGCTGGCCGACCGTCGGAGGGATCGCAAACGATTCGAGATTCCTCAATCCGATCCTGGCCTACACGCCGACAATTGCTCCGACCGGGATCATCGCCATCCCTGAAGATTCCACGGTCTATCCCGCCTCCTACCGGAATAATCTGTTGTTCGCGGCCTGGAACGATGGGCGAATCCGCCGTGTGGTTTTGAGCGGGGCCGACCTTACGCAATTGGGCAGTACCAGCACGGCCTACAACGGCGGCCAGGGCGGGCTGCTCAGCCTGATGCTCGGAGCCGACGGATATGTCTATGTGTCCAACGCCGGCGGCATCTTCAAAGTCGTTCCCTAG
- a CDS encoding conserved membrane protein of unknown function (Evidence 4 : Unknown function but conserved in other organisms; MaGe:77309609), producing MAKSRGDSKLAVAGALTLVLAVAGVLLVKEPLRSSRPVGTGLEMKQSTGEQLVRARLWEDPVAAVERAIREAGSAKSAPAAEPSLAQRLGPLRQVIAERVKNGQRLTVLLATTSGGPYVESTESRLRDRYAIGTALGVACYVPEDENHLSFIDWERQSPVQGLPYEWYRLRKTRHCGEAGSRADSVLVVWLPDEALSRGFLATLTSLSQGLVCQETNKGDCVLVDGARKLVRLNASLQQAVTFKIIGPRSSSAYRALLEEAGTIDSNPREGLAVWPNADGSIELYSPWASAMKGLLAYGLKAESGKGAACATYADCEHEFYRRLADAHVRLVYDIGSDEQQFESLIAELERRQVRLGWDAVILIGEWDSFYGRALPIEFRAAACAKVATFTEEDLKQILVPADIKRRCSSIPQAVDLQIQRPADYESLTLNIFRYSYLGGLDGEVPGDDAARAARAAKAPTANQAADLNRDRPEGTSQLDYVRALVTRIQEEGEGARAIGILGTDPYDALLIIKALRPAFPHAIFFTVDLDARHLHPSEYKSARNMVIASPFGLQLEGGLQRDVPPFRSSYQTSAYFAALQAVAHVTCESPGHQPQQGPCTSAYHASMTPDDRLYDAGSHPRLFEVGRNGAVDLSVVAQEGVRTIHPLRLDLAYDEQYAQLKQGVGFDNTAIAVGALIVLLTGTIVAWSNQRIWLWIAGHQKLLGTLSLLLLAAFSAFVAFGGAAALLAHHDEGEPFSWTAGVSIWPSEVFRLFVVILCLVLLAKGMRDLMKNSDLIGQDFLFHDDSGHQRFSLRTFWINLKRVAHPAETMAATTVDQAWSWYREAGKPAQRAARTVMLFVLYLGAIWSLKQWVLDDDMIHPCRGYLSCTVDWVLTLGSVALVVLLNLAVFDAVMLCRRWIGWVTASTGGWSDRVQEEYLRDYGLGEAQKAEFAKLKYLAVVDLIGQRTAVVNRLIRYPFIALLIMIVGRNDYFDIWNYPLVLLLSWALNILLALLAALLLYQAASKAKAAMLTGLSRQMVQALGTGQDRDVRMKQVQFIIDEVEANEQGAFVPFYQQPVVESSLYGLVAVLQYLYMR from the coding sequence GTGGCGAAATCTCGCGGTGATTCCAAGCTGGCGGTGGCGGGTGCGTTGACGCTGGTGCTGGCCGTGGCCGGTGTGCTGTTGGTGAAAGAGCCGCTGCGCAGTTCGCGGCCGGTCGGCACCGGGTTGGAGATGAAACAGAGCACGGGCGAGCAGTTGGTCCGCGCGCGGCTGTGGGAAGATCCGGTGGCGGCGGTCGAACGGGCGATCCGGGAGGCGGGATCGGCCAAGTCCGCGCCCGCTGCGGAACCGTCGCTGGCTCAGCGGCTCGGGCCGCTCCGGCAGGTCATTGCCGAACGGGTCAAGAACGGCCAGCGCCTCACCGTCCTGCTGGCGACTACGAGCGGAGGACCCTATGTCGAAAGCACGGAGTCGCGGCTCCGCGACCGGTATGCGATCGGCACGGCTCTCGGCGTGGCCTGTTATGTGCCGGAGGACGAGAATCATCTCTCGTTCATCGACTGGGAACGGCAGAGCCCCGTTCAGGGGCTGCCCTATGAATGGTACCGCTTGAGGAAGACCCGCCATTGCGGGGAAGCTGGCTCGCGTGCCGACAGTGTGCTGGTTGTCTGGTTGCCGGATGAAGCGCTCAGCCGCGGATTCTTAGCCACCTTAACGTCGCTGTCCCAAGGACTTGTCTGCCAGGAGACGAACAAGGGCGACTGTGTGCTGGTCGACGGCGCGCGCAAGCTGGTGCGCTTGAATGCGTCCTTGCAGCAGGCGGTCACCTTCAAAATCATCGGCCCCCGCAGCTCCTCGGCCTATCGGGCGTTGCTGGAGGAAGCCGGAACCATTGACAGCAATCCGCGCGAAGGCCTCGCGGTCTGGCCGAATGCCGACGGGTCGATCGAACTCTACTCGCCCTGGGCCAGCGCCATGAAAGGGCTGCTGGCCTACGGACTCAAGGCGGAGTCCGGCAAAGGGGCGGCCTGCGCCACCTATGCCGATTGCGAACATGAGTTTTACCGGCGGCTGGCCGATGCGCATGTGCGGCTGGTCTACGATATCGGTTCGGACGAGCAACAGTTCGAATCGCTGATCGCCGAGCTGGAGCGGCGGCAGGTCCGGCTTGGCTGGGATGCTGTGATTCTCATCGGCGAGTGGGATTCCTTTTACGGACGGGCCTTGCCTATCGAGTTTCGCGCGGCTGCCTGTGCCAAGGTGGCGACCTTCACAGAGGAAGATCTGAAACAGATCCTGGTGCCGGCGGACATCAAGCGCCGGTGCTCCAGCATTCCGCAGGCTGTCGACTTGCAGATTCAACGCCCCGCCGACTACGAATCGCTCACCCTGAACATCTTTCGCTACAGCTATCTCGGCGGGCTGGATGGAGAAGTGCCGGGCGACGACGCGGCGAGAGCCGCCCGGGCCGCGAAGGCTCCGACTGCCAATCAGGCCGCCGACCTCAATCGGGACCGCCCGGAGGGCACAAGCCAGTTGGACTATGTGCGCGCGCTGGTCACGCGCATTCAAGAGGAAGGAGAGGGTGCCAGAGCGATCGGCATTCTGGGCACGGACCCCTACGATGCCTTGCTCATCATCAAGGCGCTCAGGCCCGCGTTTCCCCATGCGATCTTCTTCACCGTGGACCTCGACGCGCGGCATCTTCATCCGAGCGAATACAAATCGGCGCGCAACATGGTGATCGCCTCGCCCTTCGGGTTGCAGTTGGAAGGGGGGCTTCAGCGCGACGTCCCTCCGTTCAGAAGCAGCTATCAAACCTCCGCGTACTTTGCCGCGCTGCAAGCGGTGGCGCATGTCACCTGCGAGTCTCCTGGCCATCAGCCGCAGCAGGGGCCCTGCACGTCGGCGTATCACGCGTCGATGACCCCGGACGACCGGCTGTACGACGCGGGGTCCCATCCGAGGCTGTTTGAGGTGGGCCGGAACGGAGCCGTGGACCTCAGTGTCGTGGCCCAAGAGGGCGTCCGTACGATCCATCCCCTTCGGCTGGATCTTGCGTATGACGAACAGTACGCGCAGTTGAAGCAAGGAGTCGGGTTCGACAATACGGCTATTGCGGTCGGCGCCCTCATCGTGCTGCTGACCGGCACGATTGTGGCCTGGAGCAATCAACGGATCTGGCTCTGGATCGCCGGGCACCAAAAATTATTGGGGACGTTGAGCCTTCTCCTCCTGGCCGCCTTCTCGGCATTTGTGGCCTTCGGCGGCGCGGCGGCGTTGCTGGCCCATCATGACGAAGGAGAGCCGTTTTCCTGGACCGCTGGCGTCAGCATCTGGCCGAGTGAAGTGTTTCGCCTCTTTGTGGTCATCCTCTGTCTCGTCTTGCTGGCGAAAGGGATGCGCGACCTGATGAAGAACAGCGACCTGATCGGCCAGGACTTTCTGTTTCACGATGACTCCGGCCACCAGCGGTTTTCACTCAGAACATTCTGGATCAACCTGAAACGGGTCGCCCATCCGGCCGAGACGATGGCGGCGACGACGGTCGATCAGGCCTGGTCCTGGTATCGCGAGGCCGGCAAGCCCGCGCAACGCGCGGCGCGGACGGTCATGCTGTTCGTGCTCTATCTCGGCGCCATCTGGTCGTTGAAACAGTGGGTGCTGGACGACGACATGATCCATCCTTGCAGGGGATACTTGAGTTGTACCGTCGATTGGGTGCTGACGCTCGGCAGTGTCGCGCTAGTGGTGTTGCTCAATCTGGCGGTCTTCGACGCGGTCATGCTGTGCCGGCGCTGGATCGGTTGGGTGACCGCCTCGACCGGCGGCTGGTCCGACCGGGTGCAAGAGGAATATCTCCGCGATTACGGGTTGGGCGAGGCGCAGAAGGCGGAGTTCGCGAAGCTGAAATATCTGGCGGTGGTGGATTTGATCGGGCAGCGGACCGCGGTGGTGAACCGCCTGATCCGCTATCCCTTCATTGCGCTGCTGATCATGATCGTCGGCCGGAACGACTATTTCGATATCTGGAATTACCCGCTGGTCCTGCTGCTCTCATGGGCGCTGAATATCCTCTTGGCGCTGCTGGCGGCGCTCCTGCTCTACCAGGCGGCGAGCAAGGCGAAAGCCGCCATGTTGACCGGATTAAGCCGGCAGATGGTCCAAGCGCTGGGGACCGGCCAGGATCGCGATGTCCGGATGAAGCAGGTTCAATTCATCATCGACGAAGTCGAAGCCAACGAGCAGGGCGCGTTCGTGCCGTTCTATCAGCAGCCGGTGGTCGAATCGTCGCTCTACGGCCTCGTTGCCGTGCTGCAATATTTGTATATGAGGTAA
- a CDS encoding Putative Carboxylesterase (Evidence 3 : Putative function from multiple computational evidences; MaGe:77309610) — translation MREEQIGGLRTRITGGTDGQGGGAGPVVILLHGFGAPGDDLVPLAEVLTVPKGTRLLFPEGPLSMSFGYGDARAWWLIDMARLEADRAAGRLRDLSGDVPRGLQPAREALENFLNQLPQALSVDFKKTVIGGFSQGAMLTCDTVMRTTIPFAGLVQLSGTLLAQQDWRPTVSKRTGLPVFQSHGTLDQVLPYAMAERLRDELGKAGLSVEWHNFQGGHEIPELVLRRLGLFLMNALNKA, via the coding sequence ATGCGCGAAGAACAGATCGGCGGGTTACGGACAAGAATCACCGGCGGTACTGACGGGCAGGGCGGGGGCGCTGGCCCCGTCGTGATTCTGCTGCATGGCTTCGGCGCGCCGGGCGACGATCTCGTTCCGCTGGCCGAGGTCCTCACGGTGCCGAAGGGCACTAGATTGCTCTTCCCAGAAGGGCCGCTGTCCATGAGTTTTGGCTACGGCGATGCGCGGGCCTGGTGGCTGATCGACATGGCGCGGCTTGAAGCGGATCGCGCTGCGGGCCGCCTGCGAGATCTATCCGGGGATGTGCCGCGCGGATTGCAGCCCGCGCGCGAGGCGCTGGAGAATTTTCTGAATCAGCTGCCTCAGGCGTTGTCGGTCGATTTCAAGAAGACCGTCATCGGTGGATTTTCTCAGGGCGCCATGCTGACCTGCGATACCGTCATGCGCACGACCATTCCATTCGCCGGGCTGGTGCAACTCTCCGGGACTCTGTTAGCGCAGCAAGACTGGCGGCCAACTGTCAGCAAACGAACGGGCCTGCCGGTCTTCCAGAGTCATGGCACGCTCGACCAGGTCTTGCCCTACGCGATGGCCGAACGGCTGCGCGACGAACTCGGCAAAGCCGGCCTCTCCGTCGAATGGCATAACTTCCAAGGCGGCCATGAAATTCCGGAGCTGGTGCTGAGACGGCTTGGCCTGTTTCTCATGAACGCACTCAATAAAGCATGA
- a CDS encoding Alpha/beta hydrolase (MaGe:77309611), translated as MSTQPFQFQGIDGKLIRGDRADGRDRQVLFITGFLSKRWGNKSKALADWCEEQGWGFCCYDVRGFGESEGTFTGYTLSDWIADARLVVKSLEAGPPMTIVGNSLGGWIAWLIAQEFNVVDRLILIAPAFNMMGVRAKQISVERRQAWQSTGWMPWDDEPLHRDWPLSWKWVEESEAYWRTTFDRLRPVQTTILHGLQDTVILPDGSREFVRRLQDNAPAFPIDLNLIPGDHRLSSPEQVERFHRLVLEQP; from the coding sequence ATGAGCACGCAGCCCTTTCAGTTTCAAGGCATCGACGGCAAGTTGATTCGCGGGGATCGTGCGGATGGCAGAGATCGTCAGGTTCTCTTCATCACTGGGTTTCTCTCGAAGCGTTGGGGCAACAAGAGCAAGGCTCTGGCCGATTGGTGCGAGGAGCAGGGCTGGGGATTTTGCTGTTACGACGTGCGCGGGTTCGGCGAGTCGGAGGGAACGTTCACAGGCTATACGTTGTCCGATTGGATAGCCGATGCGCGACTCGTCGTGAAATCACTCGAAGCCGGGCCGCCAATGACGATCGTCGGCAATTCGCTCGGCGGCTGGATTGCCTGGCTAATCGCGCAAGAATTCAATGTTGTAGACCGGCTTATCCTGATCGCGCCGGCGTTCAATATGATGGGTGTTCGCGCGAAGCAGATTTCTGTTGAACGACGACAAGCTTGGCAGAGTACCGGCTGGATGCCCTGGGACGACGAACCGTTGCACAGGGATTGGCCTTTGTCCTGGAAGTGGGTCGAGGAAAGCGAAGCCTATTGGCGGACGACGTTCGACCGGCTCAGGCCGGTGCAGACGACGATTCTGCACGGATTACAGGATACGGTGATCCTGCCCGACGGGAGCCGGGAATTTGTCCGTCGGTTGCAGGACAACGCCCCGGCGTTTCCAATCGATCTCAATCTGATTCCCGGCGACCATCGACTCAGCAGTCCTGAACAGGTCGAGCGATTTCATCGGTTGGTGCTGGAGCAACCATAA
- a CDS encoding hypothetical protein (Evidence 4 : Unknown function but conserved in other organisms; MaGe:77309612) yields MLTLIHKECGGPALDESPVGEVCAIPVSQFPFTCFSCLEEIVDESEVRLTEDLGI; encoded by the coding sequence ATGCTAACCCTGATCCATAAAGAATGCGGTGGTCCGGCGCTCGACGAGTCGCCGGTCGGCGAAGTCTGCGCCATTCCCGTCAGTCAGTTTCCCTTTACCTGCTTCAGTTGTCTGGAAGAGATTGTGGATGAATCGGAAGTGCGGCTCACAGAGGACTTGGGCATTTAG
- a CDS encoding Pyridoxamine 5'-phosphate oxidase (MaGe:77309613), whose translation MASSGAHHSGPDSEGPDVPEPSHAERARTLVYLQQTGGLSTLSRKQPGWPFGSVMPYGLDDQGQPSFLVSTMAMHTQNLLGDPRASLLITPPESQRDPLGAARVTLMGSVTRVPDDASGPVRERYLARHANAAYWVDFDDFGFFHMAIADIYFVGGFGSMGWVAPADYLKAAVDPLAETAAELVREINSEQQETLRLLARVCGQLDAQQASITTMDRLGFHLRVKTPDRMQGGRFAFTDSVRNAQEARAGLADLAAKARAGTQILHSL comes from the coding sequence ATGGCATCGTCAGGAGCACATCACAGCGGCCCGGATTCAGAAGGCCCCGACGTTCCCGAACCGTCCCATGCCGAACGGGCCAGGACGCTCGTCTATCTCCAGCAGACGGGCGGGCTTTCGACGCTCTCGCGCAAACAGCCTGGCTGGCCTTTTGGGTCGGTGATGCCGTACGGCTTGGACGATCAAGGCCAGCCGAGCTTTCTCGTCAGCACCATGGCGATGCACACGCAGAACCTGCTCGGCGATCCGCGCGCCAGCCTGCTCATCACGCCGCCGGAGAGTCAACGGGATCCACTGGGTGCGGCGCGTGTGACGCTGATGGGGTCGGTGACGCGGGTACCGGACGACGCGAGCGGTCCGGTTCGCGAGCGCTATCTGGCGCGGCATGCCAATGCGGCCTATTGGGTGGACTTTGACGACTTCGGCTTCTTTCACATGGCGATTGCGGATATTTATTTCGTTGGAGGATTTGGCTCGATGGGCTGGGTCGCGCCCGCCGACTATCTCAAGGCTGCCGTGGATCCGCTAGCGGAGACGGCGGCGGAACTCGTCCGCGAGATCAACAGTGAGCAGCAAGAGACGCTGCGCTTGCTCGCTCGTGTTTGTGGCCAGCTGGATGCGCAACAGGCGAGCATCACCACGATGGATCGGCTGGGCTTTCACTTGCGCGTGAAGACGCCCGACCGAATGCAGGGTGGACGGTTTGCCTTCACTGATTCAGTGCGCAATGCGCAGGAGGCCCGCGCCGGTCTCGCCGACCTGGCCGCGAAGGCGCGGGCGGGAACTCAGATACTGCACTCTCTGTAA
- a CDS encoding Ysc84 domain-containing protein (MaGe:77309614) produces the protein MRRMPFFILTLALLLAPAIGPTIARASEESELKELVERSNKTLENFLTDSNMAWFRDHMKEAKGVFIVPRMWKGAFFFGGEGGTGVFLAKNATDEWSDPAFYTMGTASVGFQFGVQASEIILLAMTQRGVESMLSNTFKLGADVSIAAGPVGAGVEGGTAALSADLVTFARAKGLFGGISLEGAVIAVRDESNRSYYGKEARPLDILMMRTVSNPESAGLRATLTRAAGGKSPSPADAPASN, from the coding sequence ATGCGCCGGATGCCATTCTTCATTCTTACCCTCGCCCTGCTGCTCGCACCAGCGATCGGGCCGACCATCGCCAGGGCCTCCGAGGAGAGCGAACTCAAAGAGCTGGTCGAACGGTCGAACAAGACACTGGAAAACTTCTTGACCGATTCGAACATGGCCTGGTTTCGGGACCATATGAAGGAGGCCAAGGGAGTCTTCATTGTGCCGCGAATGTGGAAAGGCGCGTTCTTTTTTGGAGGAGAGGGCGGCACGGGAGTCTTTCTTGCCAAGAACGCCACCGATGAATGGAGCGATCCGGCTTTTTATACGATGGGGACCGCTAGCGTCGGATTTCAATTCGGAGTGCAAGCCTCGGAAATTATTCTATTGGCCATGACGCAACGTGGCGTCGAATCCATGCTCTCGAATACGTTCAAGCTTGGAGCCGACGTCTCCATCGCAGCCGGCCCGGTTGGCGCCGGAGTCGAGGGCGGCACGGCGGCGCTGAGCGCGGATCTGGTCACCTTCGCCAGAGCAAAGGGCCTCTTCGGCGGCATCTCGCTCGAAGGCGCCGTCATTGCCGTTCGGGATGAATCGAATCGCTCCTATTATGGGAAAGAGGCCAGGCCCCTCGACATTCTGATGATGCGGACCGTATCCAATCCTGAATCGGCCGGCCTACGCGCCACCCTGACCCGCGCCGCAGGAGGGAAATCGCCGAGTCCGGCGGACGCTCCTGCGTCAAATTAG